Proteins encoded by one window of Vitis vinifera cultivar Pinot Noir 40024 chromosome 10, ASM3070453v1:
- the LOC104878146 gene encoding uncharacterized protein LOC104878146 isoform X1, giving the protein MSMRSAARSRAAALRSSARSSCAPGVTRSAARSFHAPILTRSAARSSRAPILTRSAARSSHAPILTRSAARSLCALDPSSISKSIPSRSSYAQDETLDRLDSETNNSKQAFGSLEFSVAGSSARQTLLPDQMVHIPRKLKAQNSDIVWSGDAWICTKQLKHYPAFCRDETTISVHSFVFIMAEDESNYLGYLEDLYEDRKGQKKVKVRWFHHKQEVMRVIPGLDPQPREVFITSHVQVISAECIDGPATVLTPKHYEKCLAVVPQTLSSGIHLCCRQFKNNKVKPFTLTKLRGYSDQAILSCLSCSLQPEEKGKSLKLDDEEEEELAHRDPVGRGAKKNRSRRGQQRLETGFTVKDSTPGNESTKCKPAHSKLKLKLPRNSTGIKFGEPQTQYPVSFKLHEKIELLCQDSGVRGCWFRCKILQASQKRLKVQYADVEDVEGPGNLEEWVPAFRVAAPDKLGIRCAGRLTIRPFPPEDCTEYTFEVGAAVDAWWGDGWWEGVVTRVGISGNDSLQVYLPGEGKLLTFEKKNLRTSRDWVGNKWVELKSKPDILHCVPVTASTMAEAFDSGASALLDHNILTTHKVEAVGECKKALPGSGPHSGILENVQGLNLRKRLCHNNEEKAKKGVSDSLVEDFESADQKYVASEDMEVVL; this is encoded by the exons ATGAGCATGAGGTCTGCAGCAAGATCTAGAGCAGCTGCGTTGAGGTCTTCGGCAAGATCTTCCTGTGCTCCTGGAGTCACGAGGTCTGCAGCAAGATCTTTCCATGCTCCCATACTTACAAGGTCTGCAGCAAGATCTTCCCGTGCTCCCATACTTACAAGGTCTGCAGCAAGATCTTCCCATGCTCCCATACTTACAAGGTCTGCAGCAAGATCTTTGTGTGCTCTGG ATCCATCTTCGATTTCTAAATCCATTCCTTCAAGATCTTCATATGCTCAAGATGAGACTCTTGATAGATTAG ATTCAGAGACAAACAATTCAAAACAAGCTTTTGGATCTCTTGAATTCTCAGTGGCTGGCTCCAGTGCTCGTCAGACCCTTCTTCCAGATCAGATG GTCCATATTCCAAGGAAGTTGAAAGCGCAAAATTCAGATATTGTGTGGTCAGGAGATGCGTGGATTTGTACCAAACAGCTCAAGCACTACCCAGCTTTTTGCCGGGATGAAACTACCATTTCT GTTCATTCGTTTGTATTTATTATGGCTGAAGATGAGAGCAACTATCTTGGTTACTTGGAAGACTTGTATGAAGATAGGAAGGGACAGAAAAAGGTAAAAGTTCGTTGGTTTCATCACAAGCAGGAAGTCATGCGTGTAATTCCAGGGCTGGATCCACAGCCAAGAGAAGTGTTCATCACGTCCCATGTTCAGGTGATTAGTGCGGAGTGTATTGATGGTCCTGCAACAGTCTTAACTCCTAAGCATTATGAGAAATGCTTGGCTGTTGTTCCACAAACACTGTCATCTGGAATTCATTTGTGCTGTAGGCAGTTTAAGAACAATAAGGTCAAGCCCTTCACTCTAACTAAATTACGTGGGTACTCTGATCAAGCAATCCTCTCCTGTTTATCTTGCTCTCTTCAGCCTGAGGAAAAAGGCAAGTCCCTTAAATTGGATGACGAAGAAGAGGAAGAACTTGCTCATAGAGACCCTGTAGGGCGGGGTGCTAAGAAGAATAGAAGTCGCAGAGGGCAGCAAAGACTTGAGACTGGTTTTACTGTCAAGGACTCAACCCCCGGAAATGAGAGCACAAAATGTAAACCTGCACACTCGAAGTTGAAACTCAAATTACCAAGGAACTCAACAGGCATTAAGTTTGGTGAGCCCCAGACTCAGTATCCTGTGTCTTTCAAGCTTCATGAAAAGATAGAGTTGCTCTGCCAGGACAGTGGGGTTCGAGGCTGCTGGTTCAGGTGTAAGATCTTGCAGGCATCACAGAAACGTCTCAAAGTTCAGTATGCTGATGTGGAGGATGTAGAAGGACCTGGCAATTTGGAG GAATGGGTCCCTGCATTTAGAGTGGCAGCTCCTGATAAACTGGGAATAAGATGTGCAGGCCGCCTAACTATCCGACCATTTCCTCCTGAGGATTGTACAGAATATACTTTTGAGGTTGGTGCAGCTGTTGATGCATGGTGGGGAGATGGCTGGTGGGAAGGTGTTGTAACTAGAGTTGGCATCTCTGGAAATGATAGCCTGCAAGTTTACTTACCAG GTGAAGGCAAGTTATTGACTTTCGAGAAAAAGAATCTGAGGACTTCAAGAGACTGGGTTGGCAACAAATGGGTTGAACTAAAGTCAAAACCTGATATTCTCCACTGTGTACCTGTAACTGCCTCTACTATGGCTGAGGCATTTGACTCTGGTGCCTCTGCATTGCTGGATCACAACATTCTCACAACTCACAAAGTTGAAGCTGTTGGAGAATGTAAAAAAGCGTTACCTGGCTCAGGCCCACATAGTGGTATCCTGGAAAATGTGCAGGGGCTTAACTTAAGGAAGCGGCTCTGTCACAACAATGAAGAGAAAGCTAAAAAAGGTGTCAGTGACAGTTTGGTAGAAGATTTTGAATCTGCTGACCAGAAATATGTAGCATCAGAAGACATGGAAGTGGTCTTATAA
- the LOC104878146 gene encoding uncharacterized protein LOC104878146 isoform X3: MSMRSAARSRAAALRSSARSSCAPGVTRSAARSFHAPILTRSAARSSRAPILTRSAARSSHAPILTRSAARSLCALDSETNNSKQAFGSLEFSVAGSSARQTLLPDQMVHIPRKLKAQNSDIVWSGDAWICTKQLKHYPAFCRDETTISVHSFVFIMAEDESNYLGYLEDLYEDRKGQKKVKVRWFHHKQEVMRVIPGLDPQPREVFITSHVQVISAECIDGPATVLTPKHYEKCLAVVPQTLSSGIHLCCRQFKNNKVKPFTLTKLRGYSDQAILSCLSCSLQPEEKGKSLKLDDEEEEELAHRDPVGRGAKKNRSRRGQQRLETGFTVKDSTPGNESTKCKPAHSKLKLKLPRNSTGIKFGEPQTQYPVSFKLHEKIELLCQDSGVRGCWFRCKILQASQKRLKVQYADVEDVEGPGNLEEWVPAFRVAAPDKLGIRCAGRLTIRPFPPEDCTEYTFEVGAAVDAWWGDGWWEGVVTRVGISGNDSLQVYLPGEGKLLTFEKKNLRTSRDWVGNKWVELKSKPDILHCVPVTASTMAEAFDSGASALLDHNILTTHKVEAVGECKKALPGSGPHSGILENVQGLNLRKRLCHNNEEKAKKGVSDSLVEDFESADQKYVASEDMEVVL; encoded by the exons ATGAGCATGAGGTCTGCAGCAAGATCTAGAGCAGCTGCGTTGAGGTCTTCGGCAAGATCTTCCTGTGCTCCTGGAGTCACGAGGTCTGCAGCAAGATCTTTCCATGCTCCCATACTTACAAGGTCTGCAGCAAGATCTTCCCGTGCTCCCATACTTACAAGGTCTGCAGCAAGATCTTCCCATGCTCCCATACTTACAAGGTCTGCAGCAAGATCTTTGTGTGCTCTGG ATTCAGAGACAAACAATTCAAAACAAGCTTTTGGATCTCTTGAATTCTCAGTGGCTGGCTCCAGTGCTCGTCAGACCCTTCTTCCAGATCAGATG GTCCATATTCCAAGGAAGTTGAAAGCGCAAAATTCAGATATTGTGTGGTCAGGAGATGCGTGGATTTGTACCAAACAGCTCAAGCACTACCCAGCTTTTTGCCGGGATGAAACTACCATTTCT GTTCATTCGTTTGTATTTATTATGGCTGAAGATGAGAGCAACTATCTTGGTTACTTGGAAGACTTGTATGAAGATAGGAAGGGACAGAAAAAGGTAAAAGTTCGTTGGTTTCATCACAAGCAGGAAGTCATGCGTGTAATTCCAGGGCTGGATCCACAGCCAAGAGAAGTGTTCATCACGTCCCATGTTCAGGTGATTAGTGCGGAGTGTATTGATGGTCCTGCAACAGTCTTAACTCCTAAGCATTATGAGAAATGCTTGGCTGTTGTTCCACAAACACTGTCATCTGGAATTCATTTGTGCTGTAGGCAGTTTAAGAACAATAAGGTCAAGCCCTTCACTCTAACTAAATTACGTGGGTACTCTGATCAAGCAATCCTCTCCTGTTTATCTTGCTCTCTTCAGCCTGAGGAAAAAGGCAAGTCCCTTAAATTGGATGACGAAGAAGAGGAAGAACTTGCTCATAGAGACCCTGTAGGGCGGGGTGCTAAGAAGAATAGAAGTCGCAGAGGGCAGCAAAGACTTGAGACTGGTTTTACTGTCAAGGACTCAACCCCCGGAAATGAGAGCACAAAATGTAAACCTGCACACTCGAAGTTGAAACTCAAATTACCAAGGAACTCAACAGGCATTAAGTTTGGTGAGCCCCAGACTCAGTATCCTGTGTCTTTCAAGCTTCATGAAAAGATAGAGTTGCTCTGCCAGGACAGTGGGGTTCGAGGCTGCTGGTTCAGGTGTAAGATCTTGCAGGCATCACAGAAACGTCTCAAAGTTCAGTATGCTGATGTGGAGGATGTAGAAGGACCTGGCAATTTGGAG GAATGGGTCCCTGCATTTAGAGTGGCAGCTCCTGATAAACTGGGAATAAGATGTGCAGGCCGCCTAACTATCCGACCATTTCCTCCTGAGGATTGTACAGAATATACTTTTGAGGTTGGTGCAGCTGTTGATGCATGGTGGGGAGATGGCTGGTGGGAAGGTGTTGTAACTAGAGTTGGCATCTCTGGAAATGATAGCCTGCAAGTTTACTTACCAG GTGAAGGCAAGTTATTGACTTTCGAGAAAAAGAATCTGAGGACTTCAAGAGACTGGGTTGGCAACAAATGGGTTGAACTAAAGTCAAAACCTGATATTCTCCACTGTGTACCTGTAACTGCCTCTACTATGGCTGAGGCATTTGACTCTGGTGCCTCTGCATTGCTGGATCACAACATTCTCACAACTCACAAAGTTGAAGCTGTTGGAGAATGTAAAAAAGCGTTACCTGGCTCAGGCCCACATAGTGGTATCCTGGAAAATGTGCAGGGGCTTAACTTAAGGAAGCGGCTCTGTCACAACAATGAAGAGAAAGCTAAAAAAGGTGTCAGTGACAGTTTGGTAGAAGATTTTGAATCTGCTGACCAGAAATATGTAGCATCAGAAGACATGGAAGTGGTCTTATAA
- the LOC100266159 gene encoding transcriptional adapter ADA2b isoform X2 has product MGRSRGVFQSPDEDPTQRSRRKKNASSGENLDSAAAGQGSSEGKKALYHCNYCNKDITGKIRIKCAVCPDFDLCIECFSVGAEVTSHKSNHPYRVMDNLSFPLICPDWNADDEILLLEGIEMYGLGNWTEVAEHVGTKTKEPCIEHYANVYMNSPYFPLPDLSHVVGKNRKELLAMAKGHSDDKKGFSLLGELTLKEESPFSPSRVKVEDTHKGGPSGRLLSVLNADVDSTVRSSGTNVAATATVKKASNMAQVKDGPNVVKVEDPQIDRNFGGKKPNSGAEGSSLVELSGYNSKRHEFDPEYDNDAEQLLAEMEFKEPDTEDERELKLRVLRIYAKRLDERKRRKDFILERNLLHPNQFEKDLSPEEKELCQRYDVFMRFHSKEEHEDLLKTIISEHRTLKRIQELKEARAAGCRTSAEADRYLEQKRRREAEEHARRVKESAQGGTSGQGAQNVFMASESVGKDANSRTAGQATSSSVNDFDVMGCPEAELLSETEKRLCSEIRLAPAHYLKMQETLSVEIFQGNVSKKSDAHRLFKIEPSKVDRVYDMLAKKGIAQL; this is encoded by the exons GTCAAGGATCAAGCGAAGGGAAAAAGGCTTTATACCATTGTAACTATTGCAATAAGGACATTACTGGGAAGATTCGTATCAAGTGTGCTGTCTGTCCTGATTTTGACCTATGCATAGAGTGCTTCTCTGTAGGAGCCGAGGTGACATCTCACAAAAGTAATCACCCTTACAGGGTCATG GACAATCTATCTTTTCCACTTATTTGTCCCGATTGGAATGCAGATGATGAGATATTGCTCTTAGAG GGAATTGAAATGTATGGCTTGGGGAACTGGACAGAAGTTGCTGAGCATGTTGGGACAAAGACTAAAGAGCCCTGCATTGAACACTATGCGAATGTCTACATGAACTCCCCATACTTTCCCCTTCCG GACCTGTCTCATGTTGttggaaaaaatagaaaggagCTTCTTGCGATGGCTAAAGGTCATAGTGATGACAAGAAAG GGTTTTCTTTGCTAGGGGAGCTTACTTTGAAGGAAGAATCTCCATTTTCCCCTTCAAGAGTCAA AGTTGAAGATACACACAAGGGCGGTCCCTCAGGCCGTTTACTATCTGTCTTAAATGCTG ATGTAGATTCTACGGTCCGTTCTAGTGGAACAAATGTGGCTGCAACGGCTACTGTTAAGAAGGCATCCAACATGGCTCAAGTCAAGGATGGTCCTAATGTTGTTAAAGTGGAAG ATCCTCAAATAGACAGGAATTTTGGAGGGAAGAAACCCAATTCTGGAGCGGAGGGTTCTTCATTGGTTGAGTTGAGTGGTTATAACTCCAAAAGACATGAGTTTGATCCTGAATATGATAATGATGCTGAGCAGTTGCTAGCTGAGATGGAATTCAAGGAACCTGACACTGAAGATGAGCGTGAACTGAAGTTGCGAGTGCTACGTATTTATGCAAAGAG GCTCGATGAGAGGAAGCGGAGGAAGGATTTTATTCTAGAAAGAAATCTGCTTCATCCCAATCAGTTTGAGAAGGATTTGTCACCTGAGGAGAAGGAGTTATGTCAGCGGTATGACGTCTTCATGCGTTTTCATTCCAAGGAAGAGCATGAAGACTTGCTCAAGACTATTATTTCTGAGCATCGAACTCTCAAGAGAATTCAAGAGCTTAAG GAAGCTCGGGCTGCTGGCTGTCGCACTTCAGCTGAGGCAGACAGATACCTTGAACAGAAAAGAAGGAGGGAAGCAGAAGAACATGCTCGTCGAGTAAAGGAAAGTGCTCAAGGTGGTACAAGCGGTCAGGGAGCTCAAAACGTGTTCATGGCTTCAGAGTCTGTAGGCAAGGATGCAAACTCAAGAACTGCAGGGCAGGCTACTTCGAGCTCTGTTAATGATTTTGATGTAATGGGGTGCCCTGAGGCAGAGCTACTGTCTGAAACT GAGAAACGCCTGTGCAGCGAGATTAGGCTAGCTCCAGCTCACTATCTTAAGATGCAGGAGACTTTATCAGTAGAAATCTTCCAAGGCAATGTCAGTAAGAAGTCTGATGCTCATCGGCTCTTCAAGATTGAACCCAGCAAAGTTGATCGGGTCTATGATATGCTTGCCAAGAAGGGGATTGCTCAACTCTAA
- the LOC100266159 gene encoding transcriptional adapter ADA2b isoform X1, with translation MFYDCKNVLLSRVLSFNSIISGTLVQFHLIILVLMLCRSRRKKNASSGENLDSAAAGQGSSEGKKALYHCNYCNKDITGKIRIKCAVCPDFDLCIECFSVGAEVTSHKSNHPYRVMDNLSFPLICPDWNADDEILLLEGIEMYGLGNWTEVAEHVGTKTKEPCIEHYANVYMNSPYFPLPDLSHVVGKNRKELLAMAKGHSDDKKGFSLLGELTLKEESPFSPSRVKVEDTHKGGPSGRLLSVLNADVDSTVRSSGTNVAATATVKKASNMAQVKDGPNVVKVEDPQIDRNFGGKKPNSGAEGSSLVELSGYNSKRHEFDPEYDNDAEQLLAEMEFKEPDTEDERELKLRVLRIYAKRLDERKRRKDFILERNLLHPNQFEKDLSPEEKELCQRYDVFMRFHSKEEHEDLLKTIISEHRTLKRIQELKEARAAGCRTSAEADRYLEQKRRREAEEHARRVKESAQGGTSGQGAQNVFMASESVGKDANSRTAGQATSSSVNDFDVMGCPEAELLSETEKRLCSEIRLAPAHYLKMQETLSVEIFQGNVSKKSDAHRLFKIEPSKVDRVYDMLAKKGIAQL, from the exons GTCAAGGATCAAGCGAAGGGAAAAAGGCTTTATACCATTGTAACTATTGCAATAAGGACATTACTGGGAAGATTCGTATCAAGTGTGCTGTCTGTCCTGATTTTGACCTATGCATAGAGTGCTTCTCTGTAGGAGCCGAGGTGACATCTCACAAAAGTAATCACCCTTACAGGGTCATG GACAATCTATCTTTTCCACTTATTTGTCCCGATTGGAATGCAGATGATGAGATATTGCTCTTAGAG GGAATTGAAATGTATGGCTTGGGGAACTGGACAGAAGTTGCTGAGCATGTTGGGACAAAGACTAAAGAGCCCTGCATTGAACACTATGCGAATGTCTACATGAACTCCCCATACTTTCCCCTTCCG GACCTGTCTCATGTTGttggaaaaaatagaaaggagCTTCTTGCGATGGCTAAAGGTCATAGTGATGACAAGAAAG GGTTTTCTTTGCTAGGGGAGCTTACTTTGAAGGAAGAATCTCCATTTTCCCCTTCAAGAGTCAA AGTTGAAGATACACACAAGGGCGGTCCCTCAGGCCGTTTACTATCTGTCTTAAATGCTG ATGTAGATTCTACGGTCCGTTCTAGTGGAACAAATGTGGCTGCAACGGCTACTGTTAAGAAGGCATCCAACATGGCTCAAGTCAAGGATGGTCCTAATGTTGTTAAAGTGGAAG ATCCTCAAATAGACAGGAATTTTGGAGGGAAGAAACCCAATTCTGGAGCGGAGGGTTCTTCATTGGTTGAGTTGAGTGGTTATAACTCCAAAAGACATGAGTTTGATCCTGAATATGATAATGATGCTGAGCAGTTGCTAGCTGAGATGGAATTCAAGGAACCTGACACTGAAGATGAGCGTGAACTGAAGTTGCGAGTGCTACGTATTTATGCAAAGAG GCTCGATGAGAGGAAGCGGAGGAAGGATTTTATTCTAGAAAGAAATCTGCTTCATCCCAATCAGTTTGAGAAGGATTTGTCACCTGAGGAGAAGGAGTTATGTCAGCGGTATGACGTCTTCATGCGTTTTCATTCCAAGGAAGAGCATGAAGACTTGCTCAAGACTATTATTTCTGAGCATCGAACTCTCAAGAGAATTCAAGAGCTTAAG GAAGCTCGGGCTGCTGGCTGTCGCACTTCAGCTGAGGCAGACAGATACCTTGAACAGAAAAGAAGGAGGGAAGCAGAAGAACATGCTCGTCGAGTAAAGGAAAGTGCTCAAGGTGGTACAAGCGGTCAGGGAGCTCAAAACGTGTTCATGGCTTCAGAGTCTGTAGGCAAGGATGCAAACTCAAGAACTGCAGGGCAGGCTACTTCGAGCTCTGTTAATGATTTTGATGTAATGGGGTGCCCTGAGGCAGAGCTACTGTCTGAAACT GAGAAACGCCTGTGCAGCGAGATTAGGCTAGCTCCAGCTCACTATCTTAAGATGCAGGAGACTTTATCAGTAGAAATCTTCCAAGGCAATGTCAGTAAGAAGTCTGATGCTCATCGGCTCTTCAAGATTGAACCCAGCAAAGTTGATCGGGTCTATGATATGCTTGCCAAGAAGGGGATTGCTCAACTCTAA